A region from the Helcococcus ovis genome encodes:
- a CDS encoding phage tail tape measure protein has protein sequence MTNVGTMQLPAISTDIIVNTSKIDEGMKTAATKIDKGAKTIKGHFDKVGDAGKNLSKVGGNLTKYVSVPLVGVGIGVGKLAIDFEKSFAKVSTLLDSSKTDFNAYKKDLLKGSTEAKVPVEEFSEAVYNSISAGVESGKAIKFTSDAMKLAKGGFTDGASAVDILTTAINGYKLKAEDANRVSDLLINTQNLGKTTVNELASSMGKVIPTASAANFEIEELSTSYAVLTKNGIATAESGTYLRSMLSELTKSGSETDKALRKLTKKGFADLKKEGKSTTEIFKMLDKYAKDNGKTLKDLFGSVEAGSAAMVLASGEGKEFNEILKSMDKSAGATNDAFKKMNSTRAAKMADMLNRIKNKAIELGEKLLPVFDKIVTKVEKAVDWFTSLDDSTQSMILKFGGLAIAAGPIIKTFGGLLSGISKVGTGMKLLGVGAKAATPLLGTIGTAASGASGALVGAGAGAGTLAGGLGSAALAAAPWVAGAAAIAGAGYLIYDSLQEKATPAVDKLADGMIKTGTKIQEINGEMVEVADYTAVKISESTKKQMESYYKLSDGAQKTTMEMFTGIVPMNKENLGKITSDVKEMSNQTVTAINTQKTETIKGFQEIFSQSTTFTANEKTQVLQDVEKMAEERKKKIEKMRDRLVELYEQIKKKGVSNSTEEKKEVEKLYQEMAKEQIRSVTKSKNEQEVLLNNLSSTRGQVTQKMVEDTIIKMNDMRDKSIQSAEEQYNKQIEFATKWKTDIELAHGKLSESQKRTYDKMVQNAEDNAAKTIKASELLRKEGIETLIKDHGELTKTVDFETGKQMNFWQKAKRNVNSSLNSVEKQIERLNATPLTDKYAKYHIESVTTEIHRSIRQMDDQTRYNAIHYGLTASDRARYGYHASGLDYVPYDGYKAHLHRGERVLTAKENKEYSSKGNGNININIENFANNTKEDVRSLLKRIGEEMKRQKIGRGQYA, from the coding sequence ATGACAAATGTTGGAACAATGCAATTACCAGCAATAAGTACGGATATTATTGTAAATACTAGCAAAATTGATGAAGGAATGAAAACTGCTGCAACTAAAATTGATAAAGGAGCTAAAACTATCAAAGGTCACTTTGACAAAGTGGGAGATGCTGGGAAAAATTTATCAAAAGTAGGTGGTAATTTAACAAAATATGTATCTGTACCCCTTGTAGGTGTTGGGATTGGGGTAGGCAAGTTAGCTATAGATTTTGAAAAAAGTTTTGCTAAAGTATCAACTCTTTTAGATTCTAGTAAAACTGATTTTAATGCTTACAAAAAAGATTTATTGAAAGGGTCTACAGAAGCAAAAGTGCCGGTTGAAGAATTTTCGGAAGCTGTTTACAATTCGATTTCTGCGGGTGTAGAATCTGGGAAAGCTATAAAGTTTACATCCGATGCTATGAAACTTGCAAAAGGTGGTTTTACAGATGGTGCAAGTGCTGTAGACATCTTAACAACTGCTATAAACGGTTATAAATTGAAAGCGGAAGATGCAAATAGGGTGTCTGATTTGCTTATCAATACTCAAAATTTGGGAAAAACAACCGTTAATGAATTAGCTTCATCAATGGGTAAAGTAATACCTACAGCGAGTGCTGCTAACTTTGAGATTGAAGAATTATCAACATCTTATGCGGTATTAACTAAAAACGGTATTGCAACTGCTGAATCAGGTACATATTTAAGAAGTATGTTGTCTGAATTAACTAAATCAGGAAGTGAGACAGATAAGGCTTTAAGAAAATTAACGAAAAAGGGTTTTGCAGACCTAAAAAAAGAAGGTAAATCAACAACTGAGATATTTAAGATGTTAGATAAATATGCTAAAGACAATGGAAAAACATTAAAAGATTTATTTGGTTCTGTTGAAGCGGGTTCAGCTGCAATGGTTTTAGCTAGTGGAGAGGGCAAAGAGTTTAATGAGATATTAAAGTCTATGGATAAAAGTGCAGGAGCAACAAATGACGCATTTAAAAAAATGAACTCCACAAGAGCTGCTAAAATGGCAGACATGCTTAATAGAATTAAAAATAAAGCTATTGAGTTGGGAGAAAAGTTATTACCAGTATTTGATAAAATCGTTACAAAAGTTGAAAAAGCTGTTGATTGGTTCACAAGTTTAGATGATAGCACGCAATCAATGATATTAAAATTTGGGGGGCTAGCTATTGCAGCAGGACCAATTATTAAAACTTTCGGTGGACTTCTATCTGGAATAAGTAAAGTTGGAACGGGTATGAAGCTTTTAGGAGTGGGAGCGAAAGCAGCAACTCCATTGTTAGGAACTATAGGGACTGCAGCAAGCGGAGCGAGTGGAGCGTTAGTAGGAGCAGGAGCAGGAGCAGGAACTTTAGCTGGTGGATTAGGATCAGCAGCACTTGCAGCAGCACCATGGGTAGCAGGAGCAGCAGCAATAGCTGGAGCTGGATATTTAATTTATGATTCATTACAAGAAAAAGCAACTCCAGCTGTAGATAAATTAGCAGACGGCATGATAAAAACAGGTACAAAAATTCAAGAAATCAACGGAGAAATGGTTGAAGTTGCAGACTACACCGCTGTTAAAATTTCAGAATCTACAAAAAAACAAATGGAATCATACTATAAACTATCTGATGGAGCTCAAAAAACTACAATGGAAATGTTTACAGGTATTGTTCCTATGAATAAAGAAAATTTAGGTAAAATAACATCTGACGTAAAAGAAATGTCCAATCAAACTGTAACAGCTATAAACACTCAAAAGACGGAAACAATTAAAGGTTTCCAAGAAATATTTAGTCAATCTACAACTTTTACCGCTAATGAAAAAACTCAAGTTTTACAAGATGTTGAAAAAATGGCGGAAGAACGCAAGAAAAAAATTGAAAAAATGCGAGATAGGTTGGTCGAATTATATGAGCAAATAAAGAAAAAAGGGGTGTCTAATTCCACCGAAGAAAAAAAAGAAGTTGAAAAACTTTATCAAGAAATGGCGAAAGAACAAATAAGAAGCGTTACAAAATCTAAAAACGAACAGGAAGTATTATTAAATAATTTGAGTAGCACAAGAGGACAAGTCACTCAAAAAATGGTTGAAGATACTATTATAAAAATGAATGATATGAGAGATAAATCAATTCAATCTGCGGAAGAACAATATAATAAACAAATCGAGTTTGCAACAAAGTGGAAAACTGATATTGAATTGGCACATGGGAAACTTTCCGAAAGTCAAAAAAGAACTTATGATAAAATGGTGCAAAACGCAGAAGATAACGCAGCTAAGACTATTAAAGCAAGTGAACTTTTGAGAAAAGAAGGGATTGAAACTCTTATAAAAGATCATGGGGAATTAACTAAGACTGTAGACTTTGAGACTGGAAAACAAATGAACTTTTGGCAAAAAGCTAAAAGAAATGTTAATTCTTCATTAAATAGCGTGGAAAAACAAATCGAGAGATTAAATGCAACTCCTCTTACTGACAAGTATGCTAAGTATCATATTGAAAGTGTTACAACAGAAATTCACAGGTCTATACGACAAATGGACGACCAAACCAGATACAATGCTATCCATTACGGTTTAACTGCTAGTGATAGAGCAAGATATGGATACCATGCTTCTGGGTTAGATTATGTACCTTATGATGGATATAAAGCCCACTTACACAGAGGGGAAAGAGTTTTAACAGCTAAAGAAAATAAAGAATATTCTTCAAAAGGTAATGGAAACATTAATATTAATATTGAAAATTTTGCTAATAACACTAAAGAAGATGTTAGAAGTTTATTAAAAAGAATAGGGGAAGAAATGAAAAGACAAAAAATAGGAAGGGGACAATATGCATGA
- a CDS encoding M18 family aminopeptidase, producing the protein MKLNDKEIMDDLLKFLDKSVSMYHSTLNSVEMLKKNGFEKLELTERWKLKKQGKYYLVVNNSTVIGFVVGNNEKSGFKIVGAHTDSPGFKIKSNPIIKQSGYLQLNTEVYGGPILQSWFDRPLSIAGRVFVKGKTSYTPEVRLLNIDKDLVTIPSLAIHMTSVEERGKVPNAQTQALPIVGLGEEFDLDELIAKELDITKDEILSHDLFLCSREKAKILGVNGEFFQSGKIDNLGMIHAGLVSIINAQATDSTQIFVGFDNEEIGSSTQQGAASAMFKDVLKKISLSQGNDEQDFINQIYKSYMISADQAHAIHPNYISKADPTNKPKLNEGPVIKDSARKSYATDAFGKAVLLDIAKDNDIKLQIFHNRSDLRGGSTIGSIIETNTGIRNIDIGNPMLAMHSINEMAGTKDQLLMIKLMKAFYESK; encoded by the coding sequence ATGAAATTAAATGATAAAGAGATAATGGATGATTTACTAAAATTTTTAGATAAGTCAGTTTCTATGTATCATTCAACATTAAATTCTGTTGAAATGTTAAAAAAAAACGGATTTGAAAAATTAGAATTAACCGAAAGATGGAAACTAAAAAAACAAGGAAAATATTACTTAGTAGTAAATAACTCAACTGTAATAGGATTTGTTGTGGGAAATAATGAAAAATCAGGTTTTAAAATTGTCGGAGCCCATACTGATTCTCCAGGGTTTAAGATTAAGTCAAATCCGATTATTAAACAATCCGGATATTTACAATTAAATACAGAAGTATACGGAGGACCTATTTTGCAAAGTTGGTTTGATAGACCTCTTTCGATTGCCGGTAGAGTTTTTGTTAAAGGCAAGACTTCATATACTCCTGAAGTTAGGTTGTTAAATATAGATAAAGATTTAGTAACGATACCTTCACTAGCGATACATATGACATCTGTCGAAGAAAGAGGAAAAGTTCCAAATGCACAGACACAAGCACTTCCAATAGTTGGATTAGGTGAAGAATTTGATTTAGATGAATTAATAGCAAAAGAATTAGATATTACTAAGGATGAAATTTTAAGCCATGATTTATTCTTGTGTAGTAGGGAAAAAGCTAAAATATTGGGAGTTAATGGAGAATTTTTCCAATCAGGAAAAATTGATAATTTGGGGATGATTCACGCCGGCTTAGTTTCAATTATTAATGCTCAGGCTACAGACAGCACTCAAATATTTGTAGGATTTGACAATGAAGAAATCGGTTCATCAACTCAACAAGGTGCAGCAAGTGCTATGTTTAAGGATGTTTTGAAAAAAATATCTTTATCTCAAGGAAATGATGAACAAGATTTTATAAATCAAATTTATAAATCATATATGATTTCTGCAGATCAGGCACATGCAATTCATCCAAATTATATATCAAAGGCTGACCCGACAAATAAACCAAAATTAAATGAGGGACCGGTTATTAAAGATTCAGCAAGAAAATCATATGCTACAGATGCATTTGGTAAAGCTGTATTACTTGATATAGCAAAGGACAACGATATTAAACTGCAAATCTTTCACAATAGATCTGATTTAAGAGGTGGTTCGACGATTGGATCAATTATTGAAACAAATACAGGAATTAGAAATATTGATATCGGAAATCCAATGTTAGCAATGCATTCTATAAATGAAATGGCAGGAACAAAAGATCAATTATTGATGATTAAGTTAATGAAGGCGTTTTATGAATCAAAATAA
- a CDS encoding phage holin family protein, protein MFEYLRHLIATEDNKVIFILTLIAIAMIIDFVSGTIAAKINPDIKFESKKGINGILRKLISIIVMIFFIPLSVIIPNAVGATLVYVLYLGYLLMELKSILENLQKMGINITLFNNFIKEIENNKQ, encoded by the coding sequence ATGTTTGAATATTTAAGACACTTAATAGCTACAGAAGACAATAAAGTAATTTTTATATTAACATTAATAGCGATAGCTATGATAATTGATTTTGTTTCGGGAACAATTGCAGCAAAAATTAATCCAGATATAAAATTTGAAAGCAAAAAAGGAATTAATGGAATTTTAAGAAAGCTCATAAGTATTATTGTAATGATTTTCTTTATTCCGCTTTCGGTAATTATTCCTAATGCGGTTGGAGCAACTTTAGTATATGTATTATACCTAGGATATTTACTAATGGAATTAAAATCAATTTTAGAAAATTTACAAAAAATGGGAATAAATATTACACTGTTTAATAATTTTATAAAAGAGATAGAAAATAATAAGCAATAA
- a CDS encoding ABC transporter permease: MKNLMISIKLLKKNKFINFVIICQIFIMLFFSVKNINEMSEAISEYNYLKNSSLNNGLFYMNKPIYNEREENNSKSNIEDIKRNYSLIKEYIETHTDDFKDFTREKINFYFSNTKKNVMMYDKTTLNILSRHFDNKINLKKFEGLVPALVQNKYSNEYKIGDIIYLDDKKDIKIKIKGYYDKDIKLPSLQMITNKSFPVSELFSRTANGAPIFILEYDENLYKIFETIGESYIENNIIYFKDNLEKEKINEFEKYIKENNLGYYQFTKDLISEQYKLFLNMMQRYLDIMISFVGILILTIVGMAYINKDLLKNRFKIYIFNGASKKDLYLITFYNYFIILSMSILLYIIFYKIVGAYYWTGFSILRGFDAIGNSSIISFNTVTFFIVIIVAILLSTAISLLPVLEIKKQLKNRGKI, encoded by the coding sequence ATGAAAAATTTAATGATTAGTATAAAGCTTTTGAAAAAAAATAAATTTATAAATTTTGTTATCATATGTCAAATATTTATTATGCTATTTTTTTCTGTTAAAAATATCAACGAAATGAGTGAGGCTATATCAGAATATAATTATCTTAAAAATAGTTCTTTAAATAATGGATTATTTTATATGAATAAACCGATTTACAACGAGAGGGAAGAAAATAATTCTAAATCAAATATTGAAGATATAAAAAGAAATTATAGTTTAATAAAAGAATATATAGAAACTCATACAGATGATTTTAAGGATTTTACTAGAGAAAAAATAAATTTTTATTTTTCAAACACTAAAAAAAATGTAATGATGTATGATAAAACTACATTAAATATTTTAAGTAGACATTTTGATAATAAGATAAATTTGAAAAAATTTGAAGGTTTGGTGCCGGCTTTAGTTCAAAACAAATATTCAAATGAATATAAAATCGGAGATATCATTTATTTAGATGATAAAAAAGATATTAAAATTAAAATTAAAGGATATTATGATAAAGATATAAAACTACCTTCATTGCAAATGATAACAAATAAATCATTTCCTGTTTCAGAACTATTTTCTAGAACGGCAAATGGTGCACCTATATTTATACTTGAATATGATGAAAATTTGTATAAAATATTTGAGACTATAGGGGAATCATATATTGAAAATAATATAATATATTTTAAGGATAATTTAGAAAAAGAAAAAATTAATGAATTTGAAAAATATATAAAAGAAAATAATTTGGGATACTATCAATTTACAAAAGATTTAATATCAGAACAATATAAGTTGTTTTTAAATATGATGCAAAGATATTTGGATATAATGATATCTTTTGTCGGAATATTAATACTTACAATAGTTGGAATGGCATATATTAATAAGGATTTATTAAAAAATAGATTTAAGATTTATATTTTCAATGGTGCTTCCAAAAAAGATTTGTATTTAATAACTTTTTATAATTATTTTATAATTTTAAGTATGAGCATATTACTTTATATTATTTTTTATAAGATTGTAGGTGCATATTATTGGACTGGTTTTTCAATTTTAAGAGGATTTGATGCTATAGGTAATTCATCTATTATAAGTTTTAATACAGTAACGTTTTTTATTGTAATTATCGTTGCAATTTTATTAAGTACGGCTATTTCGCTTTTACCGGTATTAGAAATAAAAAAGCAATTAAAAAATAGAGGTAAAATATGA
- the deoD gene encoding purine-nucleoside phosphorylase: MIPTPHIGATSKDQIADTVLMPGDPKRAKFIADTFLENVEQFNDVRGMLGFTGTYKGKRVSVMGSGMGIPSAMIYYHELFVFYDVKTIIRVGTAGGLQPNLKVRDIIVATAANTPASVVRGKFGEIQFSPTATFDLVLKAHEYAKNNNLNAYFGTVLSSDEFYRKWENGVIENLIKYQTLGIEMEAAGLYMSALENGKQALCICTVSDNSEGEDSAEVRERAYTEMMEMALEIA, from the coding sequence ATGATACCAACACCACATATAGGAGCGACAAGCAAGGATCAAATCGCAGATACAGTTTTAATGCCAGGAGATCCAAAGAGAGCCAAATTTATAGCAGATACATTTTTAGAAAATGTAGAACAATTTAACGATGTTAGAGGAATGTTAGGATTTACAGGGACATATAAAGGAAAAAGAGTTTCTGTAATGGGTTCAGGAATGGGAATTCCATCAGCAATGATTTATTATCACGAGTTATTTGTATTTTATGATGTGAAGACAATAATAAGGGTAGGTACAGCAGGAGGATTACAACCAAATCTTAAAGTTAGAGATATTATTGTAGCTACTGCAGCAAATACACCGGCATCAGTTGTTAGAGGAAAATTTGGAGAAATTCAATTTTCACCAACAGCAACATTTGACTTAGTGTTAAAAGCTCATGAATATGCAAAAAATAACAACTTAAATGCATATTTTGGAACAGTTTTATCAAGTGATGAATTTTACAGAAAATGGGAAAATGGAGTGATTGAAAACTTGATTAAATATCAAACATTAGGCATTGAAATGGAAGCAGCAGGACTATACATGTCGGCATTGGAAAATGGGAAACAAGCATTATGTATTTGTACAGTATCTGACAATAGCGAAGGGGAAGATTCAGCGGAAGTTAGAGAAAGAGCTTATACAGAAATGATGGAAATGGCATTGGAGATAGCATAA
- a CDS encoding phage tail spike protein, protein MSKVYLYKSNEKNFLHRGLGVLKDISDTVITEQINGVFDLSFYYPLNGRLIKKIKEGNIVRAKTKKGYQAFRINSITKNDDFLGIFVHAFHISYDLAYNFIEDTFVQNKGGEAALSQVLEKAIIPHNFKSTSTVQEFISTRLVRKNLLSAIMGNDENSLLSRGGGEFERDNFQINWKPSIGKDRGVKIKYRKNLVGLHFKSDEFNVITQIMPQGYDGLLLPEKYVKSPIIDNYHMPKIAKIEYSDVISNEKSKDNENAIDHNQALEKLRIKAKKEFEKGVDKPKITCDVEFVDLSQTVEYEQYKQLEEVYIGDTVTVYHPKLDVDVKIKIESYQYDPLSDSYINLTLGNSENTMLKAFSNADKALSSVEELKNNIQKSLLEKAIETSTNLINNGFGGFVKYYPDKILIMDIDSETAAKNVWQINKNGIGHSSTGINGPYKFSWTIDGQFNTEFIGAHSITANKLASDIGQSLDLSSNKSIISSVKGQVTEYVTANKAILKGDPGINGKDGVSTYVHIAYARNADGSLDFSLKPGEREYIGILVDNNSEQSKDYQKYIWSRLRGERGPRGLQGLQGENGKDGIKGADGTSSYTHIAYANSEDGRQDFSISDSRGKSYIGMYVDDMKKDSENPYKYKWSLIKGADGTKGIQGAPGKNGKTPYLHIAYANSEDGRRGFSISDSAGKSYIGQYTDFNEYDSFYPDRYKWTKIKGEDGKDADYTQFRQQYSSELKQLQNSIELKVSRDIYDRNNTRIDSKFTSFKLSSTQIEAIAKEFIIKGFLKADEGRLGNWYISKNYIMPRDESVGIGTAANSEHQAVFWAGYKRIANENIYNFVVRKNGKLTAREAEIQGRIKSGSIIEVGEYGKIQATTNGLQINVPRSLASKGGIGLQIVGRKIEQKSGMFIPQGLYIYKDDDFSSGSLPQDSNDFLMSIRGYADIKGIGYIKFNRGKHGGEDYASIGFWESKNVALGFGGDNNDIYYEYNNTTYSLWKVVKNQSSDRKLKENIIDTPHNAIDIISKLRFREYDWKKGKFYAKHTIIGLIAQEVEEVDESFVYEDGDILKLDTLRLASLALKGVKELDEENKKLKEEISEIKKMIEEIKNEKHNNN, encoded by the coding sequence ATGAGTAAGGTATATTTATATAAATCTAACGAAAAAAACTTCTTACACAGAGGATTGGGTGTCTTAAAAGATATATCAGATACAGTTATTACCGAACAAATAAATGGAGTGTTTGACTTATCTTTTTACTATCCCTTAAATGGTAGGTTAATAAAAAAGATTAAAGAAGGTAATATAGTTAGAGCGAAGACAAAAAAAGGATATCAAGCTTTTAGAATTAATTCTATAACAAAAAATGATGATTTTTTAGGAATATTTGTCCATGCTTTTCATATTTCGTATGACTTAGCTTATAACTTCATCGAAGATACATTTGTTCAAAATAAAGGTGGAGAGGCTGCATTAAGTCAAGTGTTAGAAAAGGCTATAATACCACATAATTTTAAGTCAACATCAACTGTTCAAGAATTTATAAGTACTAGATTAGTTAGAAAAAACCTATTATCTGCAATAATGGGAAATGATGAAAATTCTTTATTATCTAGAGGTGGTGGAGAATTTGAAAGGGATAATTTTCAAATAAATTGGAAACCGTCTATTGGTAAAGATAGAGGGGTTAAAATTAAATACAGAAAAAATCTTGTCGGATTACACTTTAAGAGTGATGAATTTAACGTAATTACTCAAATAATGCCACAAGGATATGATGGGTTATTGCTCCCTGAAAAATATGTAAAATCTCCAATTATCGATAATTATCACATGCCTAAAATCGCTAAAATAGAGTATAGTGATGTAATCTCAAACGAAAAAAGCAAAGATAATGAAAATGCTATAGACCATAACCAAGCTTTGGAAAAACTAAGAATTAAAGCTAAAAAAGAATTTGAAAAAGGAGTTGATAAGCCAAAAATAACATGTGATGTAGAATTTGTAGATTTAAGTCAAACTGTTGAATATGAGCAATATAAGCAATTAGAAGAAGTGTACATTGGCGATACCGTAACAGTTTACCATCCAAAATTAGATGTTGATGTAAAAATAAAAATTGAAAGTTATCAATACGATCCTTTATCAGATAGTTATATAAATTTAACTCTAGGTAATAGTGAAAATACAATGCTAAAGGCTTTTAGTAATGCGGATAAGGCTTTAAGTTCTGTAGAAGAATTAAAGAATAATATTCAAAAATCTCTTTTAGAAAAAGCGATAGAAACTTCAACTAATTTAATAAATAATGGTTTTGGTGGTTTTGTGAAGTATTATCCAGATAAGATATTAATCATGGACATCGATAGCGAAACCGCTGCAAAGAATGTATGGCAAATAAATAAAAACGGAATAGGACATTCTTCAACAGGAATAAACGGACCTTATAAATTCAGCTGGACTATTGATGGTCAATTCAACACAGAATTTATAGGAGCACATTCAATCACCGCAAACAAACTGGCTTCAGACATTGGGCAAAGTCTTGATTTGTCATCAAATAAAAGTATAATAAGTTCGGTAAAAGGTCAAGTCACAGAATATGTAACAGCAAATAAAGCGATTTTAAAAGGTGATCCAGGAATAAACGGAAAAGATGGAGTAAGCACTTATGTTCATATTGCATATGCAAGGAATGCAGATGGTTCTCTTGATTTTAGTCTTAAACCAGGTGAAAGGGAGTATATAGGAATATTAGTAGATAACAATTCTGAACAATCTAAAGATTACCAAAAATATATTTGGAGTAGACTAAGAGGAGAACGAGGACCTAGGGGGCTTCAAGGATTACAAGGTGAAAATGGTAAAGATGGAATCAAAGGGGCGGATGGAACTTCTTCATATACACATATAGCATACGCTAACAGCGAAGATGGAAGACAAGACTTCAGCATATCTGATAGTAGAGGCAAATCATATATCGGGATGTATGTAGACGACATGAAAAAAGATAGCGAAAACCCATATAAATATAAATGGAGTTTAATCAAAGGGGCGGATGGAACTAAGGGGATTCAAGGGGCTCCGGGGAAAAATGGCAAGACCCCTTATCTTCATATAGCATACGCTAACAGCGAAGATGGAAGAAGAGGGTTCAGCATATCTGACAGTGCGGGTAAATCATACATTGGCCAATATACAGACTTCAACGAATATGATAGTTTTTATCCTGATAGATATAAATGGACAAAAATTAAAGGTGAAGATGGGAAAGATGCTGACTATACACAATTCAGACAACAATACTCTTCTGAACTTAAACAACTGCAAAACTCAATAGAGTTAAAAGTAAGTCGAGACATATATGATAGGAATAACACGAGAATCGATTCTAAATTTACGTCATTTAAATTATCATCAACACAAATAGAAGCTATTGCAAAAGAATTTATTATAAAAGGATTTTTAAAAGCAGACGAGGGAAGGCTTGGGAATTGGTACATTTCTAAAAATTATATTATGCCAAGAGATGAATCTGTAGGAATAGGAACTGCGGCAAATTCAGAACATCAAGCTGTATTTTGGGCTGGGTATAAAAGAATTGCTAATGAAAATATTTATAATTTTGTGGTGAGAAAAAACGGTAAATTAACAGCAAGAGAAGCAGAAATACAAGGAAGAATAAAATCGGGTTCTATAATTGAAGTTGGAGAATATGGAAAAATTCAAGCTACTACTAATGGGCTTCAAATCAATGTTCCAAGATCACTCGCATCTAAAGGAGGAATTGGTCTTCAAATTGTGGGACGTAAAATTGAACAAAAATCAGGCATGTTCATTCCACAAGGTCTCTATATATATAAAGATGACGATTTTTCAAGTGGTTCACTTCCGCAAGATTCTAACGATTTTTTAATGTCAATCAGAGGTTATGCTGATATTAAGGGGATAGGATATATTAAATTTAACAGAGGTAAGCATGGAGGTGAGGATTATGCAAGCATTGGATTTTGGGAGTCTAAAAATGTAGCATTGGGATTTGGTGGAGATAATAACGATATATATTATGAATACAATAATACTACTTACTCTCTATGGAAAGTTGTGAAAAATCAGTCGTCTGATAGAAAATTAAAAGAGAATATCATTGACACTCCACATAATGCTATTGATATAATATCTAAATTAAGATTTAGAGAATACGATTGGAAAAAGGGAAAATTCTATGCAAAACATACAATTATTGGACTTATAGCTCAAGAAGTTGAAGAAGTAGATGAAAGTTTTGTATATGAAGATGGGGATATACTTAAGCTAGATACGCTAAGGTTAGCAAGCCTTGCACTTAAAGGAGTTAAGGAATTAGATGAAGAAAACAAAAAATTAAAAGAAGAAATTTCTGAAATAAAAAAAATGATAGAGGAGATTAAAAATGAGAAACATAACAATAACTAA
- a CDS encoding GH25 family lysozyme produces the protein MAERKVADISVWNSEDNFDYDVFAKNIDGVILRAGFTGWGTGTECNEDSLLSTHIRNLRNKTNLGLYYFSTAMSESIAKKEARFCLDIIKKYNLDIKYPIYFDSENSGSDNGIGHQHLSVSELTNVAKAFCEEIEKNGYSAGIYASTSWFNNNMDMSQLDHAVWVADYRGYNGYGDAGMWQYTSEGRVKGYNGKIDLNIDYRDYPNRFKNRQYNSKKIQKSEWIKDAKGWWYRHADGTYTKNAWEKINNKWYYFNEKGYMKTGWVKYKDKWYYLDSKNGNMISNEFREINKKWYKFDDNGKMLEEALLKVNKDGQIEEIRF, from the coding sequence ATGGCAGAAAGAAAAGTAGCAGATATATCTGTATGGAATAGCGAAGATAATTTTGATTATGATGTATTCGCAAAAAATATAGACGGTGTAATCTTAAGAGCTGGATTCACTGGTTGGGGAACTGGTACAGAATGTAATGAAGATTCTTTATTATCTACACATATTAGGAATTTAAGAAATAAAACAAATTTAGGATTGTATTACTTCTCAACAGCAATGTCAGAATCAATCGCAAAGAAAGAAGCTAGATTTTGTTTAGATATTATAAAAAAATATAATTTGGATATAAAATATCCAATATATTTTGATAGCGAAAATTCAGGAAGTGATAATGGAATTGGACATCAACATTTATCAGTAAGCGAACTTACAAATGTAGCTAAAGCATTTTGTGAAGAGATTGAAAAAAATGGATATTCTGCAGGTATATACGCATCTACATCATGGTTTAATAATAACATGGATATGTCACAGTTAGATCATGCTGTATGGGTAGCAGATTATAGAGGATATAATGGCTATGGTGATGCGGGAATGTGGCAATACACATCAGAAGGAAGAGTAAAAGGATATAATGGGAAAATCGATCTAAATATTGATTATAGAGATTATCCAAATAGATTTAAAAATAGGCAATATAACTCAAAAAAAATACAAAAATCAGAATGGATAAAAGATGCGAAAGGTTGGTGGTATAGACACGCTGACGGAACGTATACAAAAAATGCTTGGGAAAAAATAAATAATAAATGGTACTATTTTAATGAAAAAGGTTACATGAAAACCGGTTGGGTTAAGTATAAAGATAAGTGGTATTATTTAGACTCGAAAAATGGCAATATGATATCAAATGAATTTAGAGAAATTAATAAAAAATGGTATAAATTTGATGACAATGGAAAAATGTTAGAAGAAGCATTGTTGAAAGTTAATAAAGACGGACAAATTGAAGAGATAAGATTTTAA